In the Pseudoalteromonas sp. A25 genome, TTGCTGCTGACCATCAAGGTCGTTTTGTCAGCTTGGTTTGTTAACAGATTTTGAGCAAATGAACGCCACCCCATGCGCAATGCGTCAGGGTTGACTAACCAACCTTCCGGGACCTGAGCATCACGATTCCAGCGCTCAATTACCTGTTTGCCAAGCGCGATATCACCGCCACCTAAACGCTTCATCACCATCTCTTCGACTTGGTTTTCATCTGGACCATAATCGATTTCGTTTAAAAACTCATCTAGTTTAATAGCCGTAACATCGAGATTCAGCACCTCACAAATCAGCTGCGCTGTTTGTTGATGGCGCTTTAATGGACCTGCATAGACGACATCTGGTGAAAGGTGGTTATCACGCAAATAATGACCTACTGATGTGCTTTTGGTTTGTTCAACTAAATCCAAATCGGTACGCGCCCCCACTCGAGTAGGCGTATCTGTTGGCAAAAAGGTATTGCCGTGTCTTACTACGATTAATCGGGTTGTCATTAATATTTATCCAATTTTATTCAAATCTACGCATAATGATCACAACATTATCTGGATAGATCATATTCGCCATCTTTGGCAATAATCGCTTGTGCACGCTCAATATCTTCGGGGCTATCTACACCACTCATGCCCGTTCGGCCTCGATAACTTACAGGCACCATTTTCACAGCCATCGCATTTTCTAAAAAGCGCATTTGCTCAAGCCCTTCACACGCTTCATAGGTGCTTTCTGGTAACGCTAA is a window encoding:
- a CDS encoding histidine phosphatase family protein, which translates into the protein MTTRLIVVRHGNTFLPTDTPTRVGARTDLDLVEQTKSTSVGHYLRDNHLSPDVVYAGPLKRHQQTAQLICEVLNLDVTAIKLDEFLNEIDYGPDENQVEEMVMKRLGGGDIALGKQVIERWNRDAQVPEGWLVNPDALRMGWRSFAQNLLTNQADKTTLMVSSNGIMRFSHVIDSQFGFSNLKVPTGGICIFENMTGKVSDWRCVEWGLTPSQKA